The following DNA comes from Stigmatella erecta.
GGAACCCCACCCGGCCGCAGCAGGCACACCTCGAAGGGGACCACCCCATGGGCGCGCGTCACGGCGGCAGAGACCGCGTTCACGATGGGCTCGGGCGGGCTGTTGCGGGAGGTGCGCTTGAGCTCCGCCACGATGACGAGCCGCTCCTCGCCCTCCTCCTCCACGGAGAACGCCGCGAGGGCGCCCGCGCTCAGCGCGGCGTGGGCCGCGGACGCCGCGTCCTCGATGTCCTGGGCGTGCAGCGTCTTGCCCCGGATCTTCACGATGTCCTTGATGCGCCCGACGATGTACAGCGAGCCGTCATCCATGAAGCCGAGGTCGCCGGTGCGGATGAAGGTCCCCTCATGGCCCTGCACCTCGGCCTTGAACGTCTCCTGGGTGGCCTGCGCGTCGCCGTAGTAGCCATGCGTGGCGCTGGGACCCGCGATGAGGATTTCCCCCACCATCGCATCGGGCACGGGCCGCAGCTGCTCGTCCACGATGACCACCTGCTGCCCCGGAACAGGCCGGCCACAGGCGAACAGCATCCGCGTCCGCTCCCCGCCGGGCTCCACCCGGCCCTCCTCCAGCGCGGAAGCATCCACCGACCGGAACACCAGCGGCGCATCCGTGCGCCGCCCCGTGGTGATGAGCGTGGACTCGGCCAGGCCATAGCAGGGCGAGAGGATGTTGGGGTCCAGCCCCACGGGCACGAAGCGCGGCGCGAAGGCCTGCCACGTCGAGGGACGCACGGGCTCGGCGCCGCAGATGAGGATGTTCCAGCTGGACAGGTCGAGCCGGTCGCGATCCTCGTCGCTGATGCGCTCGGCGCACAGGCGCAGCGCGAAGTCGGGGGCGGGGCTGATGGTCCCCCGGTAGCGGGTGACCGCCTCCAGCCAGCGCGCGGGGCGTTGCAGGAAGTGGTGGGGCGACATCAGCACCGACGGCACCTGCGAGAGGATGGGGTGGATGATGCAGCCGATGAGGCCCATGTCATGGTAGGGCGGCAGCCAGCCCACCACGCGGCAAGGATCCTCGCGACGCACCCAGACGATGGACTCGCTGTTGTGGACGAGGTTGCCGTGGCTCACCATGACGCCCCGGGGATTGCCCGTCGAGCCCGAGGTGAACTGGAGGAAGGCCAGGTCGCTGGGCTTCGGGGTAAAGGGCCGCCAGAGCTCCGCATCCGCCG
Coding sequences within:
- a CDS encoding fatty acyl-AMP ligase, encoding MNTIVDAMRQSAERDPRRPQFTWLMDGEQEGGTLDTAGLDRLARAGAAALQEAGATGERVVLLIRPGLEFIAGFLACLYAGALPVPAVVPRRAAEFERLFGISHRVTARFALADGDLIKTLPEPLRQASGMSWLAIEQVLAADAELWRPFTPKPSDLAFLQFTSGSTGNPRGVMVSHGNLVHNSESIVWVRREDPCRVVGWLPPYHDMGLIGCIIHPILSQVPSVLMSPHHFLQRPARWLEAVTRYRGTISPAPDFALRLCAERISDEDRDRLDLSSWNILICGAEPVRPSTWQAFAPRFVPVGLDPNILSPCYGLAESTLITTGRRTDAPLVFRSVDASALEEGRVEPGGERTRMLFACGRPVPGQQVVIVDEQLRPVPDAMVGEILIAGPSATHGYYGDAQATQETFKAEVQGHEGTFIRTGDLGFMDDGSLYIVGRIKDIVKIRGKTLHAQDIEDAASAAHAALSAGALAAFSVEEEGEERLVIVAELKRTSRNSPPEPIVNAVSAAVTRAHGVVPFEVCLLRPGGVPRTSSGKVRRRECRRQWMERRLNPAAAEEELSQAAP